Proteins encoded together in one Priestia aryabhattai window:
- a CDS encoding YppE family protein, whose product MNEDVKKSTENMFQYNEVAVERLASIQQEENYEVKFFEEVKPYGDIFFKELDEWASLVTEWLKKDRPKYIHVNQVETLKENLQNVVLQSFYPETREKRFKKMYHSNKYVLESILNN is encoded by the coding sequence ATGAATGAAGATGTGAAAAAAAGTACGGAGAACATGTTTCAATATAATGAAGTAGCTGTAGAACGATTAGCGTCTATTCAACAGGAAGAAAATTATGAAGTGAAATTTTTTGAAGAAGTAAAGCCTTATGGAGATATTTTCTTCAAAGAACTCGATGAATGGGCTAGTCTTGTAACGGAATGGCTGAAGAAGGATCGACCAAAATATATTCATGTTAATCAAGTAGAGACGTTAAAAGAAAATTTACAAAACGTTGTACTACAGTCATTTTATCCCGAGACGCGAGAAAAGCGATTTAAAAAGATGTATCACTCAAACAAGTATGTGCTCGAGTCGATATTGAATAATTAA
- a CDS encoding YppF family protein, whose amino-acid sequence MYVNELQEAFIAVKQYEPQSSNELLDFAQQQYLKGFLTPMNYKAAVRELEQIGATKPDFSAQDD is encoded by the coding sequence ATGTATGTGAACGAACTTCAAGAAGCTTTTATTGCGGTGAAACAATATGAGCCGCAGTCAAGTAATGAATTACTCGATTTTGCCCAGCAGCAGTATTTAAAAGGTTTTTTAACTCCTATGAATTACAAAGCCGCTGTGCGTGAACTCGAACAAATTGGAGCTACTAAGCCCGATTTTAGTGCACAAGATGATTAA
- a CDS encoding YppG family protein — MYTSKHYPYYEQHQPERFDLSQVHPFPQYHQQPWTEAYMPQHPYAQQQMPFGPQQIPYMNGMYQQPMYNNAGAPFNPYPKAQQQKPQPSQFQSLMSQFKSSDGNYDMNKMMNTAGQMMGAMNQLTSLVKGFSGIFKV; from the coding sequence ATGTATACAAGTAAGCACTATCCGTATTATGAGCAACATCAACCAGAACGTTTTGATTTAAGTCAGGTACATCCATTTCCACAGTATCATCAGCAGCCATGGACGGAAGCTTATATGCCGCAACATCCGTACGCTCAGCAACAAATGCCTTTTGGTCCTCAGCAAATTCCCTATATGAACGGAATGTACCAGCAGCCCATGTACAATAATGCTGGTGCGCCTTTTAATCCATACCCTAAAGCTCAGCAGCAAAAGCCCCAGCCTTCTCAATTTCAGTCATTAATGTCTCAGTTTAAATCGAGTGATGGCAATTACGATATGAACAAGATGATGAATACTGCGGGGCAGATGATGGGAGCCATGAACCAATTAACATCTCTAGTAAAAGGATTTTCCGGGATTTTCAAAGTGTAA
- a CDS encoding DUF2515 family protein yields MKEDEEMSLNSSEQALLTAIKKTTDKLNIDNISRTQAYATFYHRYPEVKWAFLASMVSRNAGWNMCDLQGEKMKKALSKQRRDLLFLTYERANWLIFKDAFPQLLLYAVSRKKHVSYVHLLPYLNVSSFIEEKWRQFMQRPCELQLIHALIVNEQHVIQKPVIEQPFYQDRVFKSMLFFFQDIFHFSSVLFPTTKGELYGCSVHDFTKVNNRIDLGKKLAALLFHEKYYPLFYEFSLKTKHTGSRYDYEQYFLNETSCCTPALRKVYPAIRHHEKKREKWFLTKKDERKLMKKPPFPKKVHFTTWYLQKQKQLHILMKVAQVFNVNKNGHK; encoded by the coding sequence ATGAAAGAAGATGAAGAGATGTCACTCAATAGTTCGGAACAAGCGCTGTTGACGGCGATTAAAAAAACAACAGACAAGCTGAATATTGATAATATATCAAGAACCCAAGCTTATGCAACTTTTTATCATAGATATCCTGAAGTAAAGTGGGCATTTCTCGCAAGTATGGTATCACGCAACGCAGGGTGGAATATGTGTGATTTGCAAGGAGAAAAAATGAAAAAAGCGTTATCAAAGCAAAGGCGCGATTTATTATTTTTAACGTATGAAAGAGCAAATTGGCTTATTTTTAAAGACGCCTTTCCACAATTACTATTGTATGCTGTTTCGCGTAAAAAACATGTCTCTTACGTTCATTTACTTCCCTATTTAAATGTTTCATCTTTTATCGAGGAGAAGTGGAGACAATTTATGCAGAGACCTTGTGAACTGCAGCTTATTCATGCGTTAATTGTGAATGAGCAACATGTTATTCAAAAGCCCGTTATTGAACAGCCTTTTTATCAAGATAGAGTGTTTAAAAGTATGCTGTTTTTTTTTCAAGATATATTTCACTTCAGTTCCGTCCTTTTTCCTACTACAAAAGGGGAGCTATACGGCTGTTCTGTTCATGATTTTACAAAAGTAAATAATCGTATTGATTTGGGGAAGAAATTAGCGGCTTTATTATTTCATGAAAAATATTATCCCTTGTTTTATGAATTTTCTTTGAAAACAAAGCATACAGGTTCGAGATACGATTATGAGCAGTATTTTTTAAATGAAACCAGTTGTTGTACACCTGCTCTTAGAAAGGTGTATCCGGCTATTAGACATCACGAAAAGAAGAGAGAAAAGTGGTTTTTAACGAAAAAAGACGAACGAAAGCTCATGAAAAAGCCGCCTTTTCCAAAGAAAGTTCATTTTACAACATGGTATCTTCAAAAACAAAAGCAGCTACATATATTAATGAAAGTAGCGCAAGTATTTAATGTAAATAAAAACGGTCACAAGTGA